A region of Anopheles merus strain MAF chromosome 2R, AmerM5.1, whole genome shotgun sequence DNA encodes the following proteins:
- the LOC121603516 gene encoding peptide deformylase, mitochondrial-like produces the protein MVTVPIKTCIRTLATTSRMDKSFAKWYRSLWQPKGNDEPPYDHIVQLGDPVLRVPANAIPEKELQSAEVQYLARHLTKVMRAYRCVGLAAPQLGLSLRAFVMEFKDELRDQYTKADYKLREMEPLPLTILLNPELKVLNYEKVIHTEACESVRGYRADVPRYREILLQGFDATGNRQELRLSGWNARIAQHEMDHLNGIVYTDIMNRKSLTCTCWQAVNAKSGRIQLSFASK, from the exons ATGGTGACGGTACCGATTAAAACATGCATCCGAACGCTCGCCACCACCAGCCGGATGGACAAATCGTTTGCCAAGTGGTATCGAAGTTTGTGGCAACCGAAAGGCAACGACGAACCACCGTACGATCACATCGTGCAGCTAGGCGATCCCGTACTACGCGTGCCGGCCAATGCAATCCCCGAGAAGGAGCTCCAGTCCGCCGAAGTGCAGTATCTGGCCCGACATCTTACCAAAGTGATGCGAGCGTACAGGTGCGTCGGATTGGCCGCCCCACAGCTGGGCCTATCGTTGCGCGCCTTCGTGATGGAATTTAAGGACGAGCTGCGGGACCAGTACACCAAGGCGGACTACAAGCTGCGCGAGATGGAACCATTGCCATTGACG attcTTCTTAACCCCGAACTGAAAGTGCTCAACTACGAAAAGGTGATACACACGGAGGCGTGCGAAAGTGTGCGCGGCTATCGGGCGGACGTGCCCCGGTACCGGGAGATACTGCTGCAGGGCTTCGATGCCACCGGCAACCGGCAAGAGCTGCGACTGAGCGGCTGGAATGCCCGCATTGCCCAGCACGAGATGGACCATCTGAATGGGATCGTGTACACGGACATTATGAATCGGAAAAGCCTAACCTGCACCTGCTGGCAAGCGGTCAATGCTAAGAGTGGGCGCATTCAGCTATCGTTTGCCAGCAAATAA